The window tggaacagtggtgaaccttcccacgagtggccggccaaccaaaatgaccccaagagggcAGCCTcagcctcagttaaggtcagtgttcatgactccaccacaagaaagacactgggcaaaaacagtctgcatggcagagttccaagaccaaaaccactgctgaacaaaaagaacattaaggctcgtctcaaaaGAAAACCTCTTGacgatccccaagacctttgggaaaatactctgtggtctgacgagacaaaagttgaactttttggaaggtgtgtgtccgaTTACACCTGgcttaaaagtaacgccgcatttcagaaaaagaacatcatagcaacagtaaaatatgtggtggtagtgtgatggtctgggctgttttgctgcttcaggaccaggaaaacttgctgtgataaatgtcGCTTTAGTTGCCACTGTTCAGTAGCGATAAAGGAAGCTGACAAGTGAAATAGCTGACCAGCATCACAGTCTCTCACCAAgttgactcaccagaaaacactgcccctagcacTTCACCTGAGAATTGCACGGCACGTGCAGAACTTTGAAAGGCTCATGGCAGCGGAGTGACAACATGGAACCCTAAACCGGCTGGAGCCACACAGAAGGATAACGGAGCCGTGGGTTGTAAACCCCTGCAgtagcataaagaacatacctgggGGCAGCATATACCTGTAGTTGTCAAGAGCGCCCTCTTGCGGCTGTTGGTAATGTTCACTCCTTGCGTCATGTCGGTTagtatgaatttatttatatatacagtatatatatatactgtatatgtcactTCAGAAAACTCCTGGATGTCAATGagcacaaacaagcattcacacctatggacaatttatagtctcTAATTagcctaacgtgcatgtttttgggatgtgggagcaGGTAAACCTGCACAAGTACGAAGAGAGCATGCGAGCTAAAACAGGTATGGATGTTATCCAGGTGGAGACCATCGGTGACGCTTACATGGTGGCGTCAGGCTTGCCCAAGAGAAACGGCAACAAGCACGCGGCTGAAATCGCCAACATGTCTCTGAACATCCTCAGCTCGGTGGGAACCTTCCGTATGCGCCACATGCCAGACGTTCCCGTCAGGATACGGATAGGGATCCACTCAGGTGGGTCACGGTGAACCGGTGAACACGGTGAACGAGCGTCATCAATTGTTCAATGTGCGTTCCCAGGGTCCTGCGTTGCCGGCGTGGTGGGCCTGACCATGCCGCGCtactgcctgtttggagacacCGTCAACACTGCCTCGAGAATGGAATCCACCGGGCTGCGTGGGTTTACCTGGACACGtctctacagtatatgttttttattCACATCTTAAACTGGCTACTGTCTTCTCTTAGCTTATAGAATCCATGTGAATTTGAGCACAGTGAAGACCCTCCGTTCTCTTCATGAAGGCTATAAAATAGAAGTCAGGGGCAAGACAGAGCTGAAGGTAAGTGAACGGACTCTTTAGGATACCATACCCGACGTCTTCATACTAAAAGTGTGATGGttttaagaggggacagaagGAAAGAAAAGTGATAGAGAATAGCAATGTTTGCATCAACATTGAGTTGAGATATGGGTagggagagagaggagggatAAAATGCAGCGCCCATCGCATCGCCTCTTTGGTGCTGGAAGGGGCCAGATAAGCATCGGGTGCAGGAATAGCAAGGATCGAGCCGTGATGTCTGACTGGAGAACCTGGCTGTAGAACCTGGGGATGGACACGGAGAGGAAGAGGGCAGGACAGAAAGACAGGCATAGCAACAACTGCTGCAAGAGCAACTTAAGCCTGACAGTGCTTAGAAGTGAGCAAATTTAAGCAACTATAGGACAACCATGATACTAATAGGAATAATGATACTGAGGGTAATAatagtattagtagtaataataacagtTCTATGATTGTTTATGGTGACATTGAcagtactaataataataagtgacAAATTAAAGCCACAGGATGAGTAAATATGCAGAATCTAGGCCTTTAATTGTACAAAAGCATTTTTATATTAGCATTTAATCATACTTTGTACAGTAGTGTCTCCAAATGATGTgtagatgtgtagcaaagcttgcgctttcttttaaaaacattttttttacaaagctgccCTTTGTGAAGtggtggacatactgtatacacggGGCGGGCTCATTGAGGCGGCATCATGTATCAAAAACGTCAAAAGTGACCattttgagcgcctcttctctcatgACTGGAGCAAAAACCTGAGAGAGATGatggatttttctcatgtttagtGCACAAAGAGGCTCAAGGGCCACTTATTGCTGTTagaacataataaaaaatgtgtaatatataaaagaatgtaaaaaaaaatgtaagaaatctaaaaataataattgtttttaaaaacatgagaataataaaaataggaataaataaaagaaaacatagcgtaatttccggactacagAGCGCACCTGTcaataagccgcaggtgtccacgtcgtagCGTGGGATATTTCGTAATGATCTTACacagaaagttttttttaaacttttgattaaacaAATGCTTTTTTCCCAACGGTactgaacagtgcgtgtaacatggctagttcaacagcagcctaccagaaaagtcaaacACAGAGTTGAGTAGAAGGAGTGTGTCATGAAGCGTGAGACAGACTCATCGAGCATCTCTACACTTACCCAGTCAAAAATACACAACGCttagtttggtagacactaaatgcacttgctgtGTCGCAGTTTgttaccaataaatcaataaatgtgctttataatttgagacaagtgtatttaattatatgggttaaggtttgtagcttttaaTACAAGACTCCACTGGATTTACTTATATCGTCATATCGCGCTACatccaaaaatattgtgatacatgctGAGGTCCATATCATCCAATCCcactgggaactaaaaccactaaggTTGTCTGCTTCAGCGTCACAACTGAGCAGCTTCATAATttcttcgtcacacactttgtcagtctcgctctctctttcgttgtctcTCTCTTGTATCAAGGCAAATTAGCCAGCCTTTCCAAACCCACAGGTGATAGTGGACAGTTGGCGGTCTGAGTAATCCAAACAGAACTTACTTAAGATGCATAAtggctgcataagacttcaaaacgtgatacaGTGTtcccctcgctccatcgcggttcacctttcacggactcgctgtttcgcccattgtcttctgagccctgattggctgtagaccattgtcaatcaatctccttcgcgccgtctcctgttgtggtcatggctagcaaactagctaatcgtgttagctgcttgctaaccgccaatactgtacaCAATAGGAGAAACAGAAGAATCTAACCacgtgtgaggaaaatacgacgacaggagtgatatgttttaacaaggatacaaaaacactacagccgaacggtgccaggacggcgcggtcagaggagtgaaatacaaaatacaaagttcaaataaaatttgaactttgagagtgtttaaaaagagagaaatgtgtcaaaatgttaatgcctgtctgagaaaagtgtataaagtgtatggtgaggggttttacagccttaaaacatacagtatataatcattgtaaacaaatatagttggctacttcacggatctTACTTatggcgggctattttgggaacctatccccgcgaaaaacgagggaacactgtattagcttccacttcgttcatgtcactacttcctgaagctgtagtttttagccattaATTAGCCACATTACTGTACGAGACGCAGGTTTCAAAGCGTAAGACAAaaatagcggcttatacactggaaatgaattaattaatattaaaaaaagtttaaaaaaaaaagaaaacttcataataaaaaaagataatagGGACCTTCAGGGGGAAAAGTGGTTGTCTAGGTGGGGTGtggtgtttatttattcatgtttgttttgggtttttttgcatgacCAGGGGAAGGGCATTGAAGAGACTTACTGGCTTGTGGGGAAGACTGACTTTGCGAAGCCTTTGCCAAAACCACCTGAGATCAAACCAGGGTAAGATGCATGTTACCTTGCCTTGAAGCTGAGTACCGATCAAGACAACCCATACATGTTTGAACCTCCCCCCTGATAAAGGCCATTGTTGCTATGACATGACTTTTTTGGCAACTGATGCACTTTGAACTCCCAGGGAAGACAATCACGGCCTGAGCCCTGAAGACATAGCCGCATACAGACGAAAGAAAGCCGAGAAAAAGGCTTGAGGTAGAGCGGACGAGAGAGACCTTGCATGGCAGCTGgtgttgtgcttgtgtgttgtgATGCTGATTTCTCAATCTTCGCTTGTGATCTATTCGTCCCATTAATCTCTTGATCTTATCAACTTGTGCACCCTCCCTCTAAGGAGATTGGGGGGAAAGCCCTGTGTTCTTGCGGCGTGCTTTCCATCCGTCGTGTGCTGTGTGCTTAATTAGCGCATCCTTAAAAGTGAACACATGATTTAAAGCTCCTCTTGCCTTCGCCAGGGTCAACTGGCAGGAGATGGTGACGGACGAGATCAAGACCCTCTTCCGCAAGGCCAACAGGCAAGTGGACAAGCAAAAAACGAGCGGGAAAGGAGGAAAGATGTGAGAGAAATCAAGAAACAGAGCGCCCTCTCTCTCGCCTCCGTGGCTTAACGCAGACTCCTTTAAGAGGATTGTCCATCCAGTGGCTAATCTGCCTGCAGCCAACACAGCAGAACATAACGGTGCTAATGTAATGAGCCGACTCGGACCAATCCTCACTCGCGCACCCAATCATTCCCTGCCACTGAGTGGTCGCCCAAATGAGAAGAAGGCTGACCCACGTCAAGAGGCAATGCACTGGTTTGTGTTAGCTTTGAATGCTCATAATAGGGGACAGTtacttactgtatatagctGGCTGCATATTGCACATGAATAACCCCTAAAGATGgacacactttttccacatagtgATGGACACTTTTATTTCTCTTGTATGTGTGGAGGAGGTAAGCAGGGCATTGAGCATTGATAACACAGGAaatttatgcttgtaaaaaataatttacaaaataaaaatatataaaaagaataataataatacattaaaaatatatcataaaaatatacaataagtACAATTATGATAAATAGAAATATTGTGATAAAAAGTAAGCAACATGAGCCAGAAAACTAGTTGGCTGGAATTTTCAAATGTCTAAaaagtacttttatttattctgCTGGTACACTTAATTAATTCttgtgaaaatgtattaaatgtattttgtaatTCTGTctaaatgtactgtaataccaaaacacactaaactgtgtgaatcaaaagttgtattttggttgttgttgttttctttttttccaagtcAAGTTTTTGGGACACATGAAAaatttccaaaatgaaaaatgcacttttttgagCTCTTCaagataaaataatgaaaaaaaaacccatcaaacaGTTCTTTTCATATTTGGTGAGTGTATATGAAACATTTCCACAGCCTCACAAAGCAGTCGGCAGGAAGAGCAAGTCAGACAAAAGCAGCCGATGAAAAATATTTCAGTGAAagcattttttgacaaatataatACACTGGAGTTCTTGTTCTGCTGCCTCACgtagcagagaaaggacagcgAGAGTCGGCAGGGacaggaagtcagacagacaTAGCCTGTAGGGAAACTATTGCGGCTTTTTTCACCACAGCGCCCCCTGATGGATCTAGTGGGCCTCCAAAGCATTCCCCACTGGGTGCTGCTATTTATTATATAGTTTTATTTCTTACTAtattttttatacatatataaattaaatcatTACTTGAAAGCCAATTCAATCCTATTTGTTGATTTTTTATGGCTTTAATCTCAACAGGAGAGCAGTTTAGTTCCGcacattctattttattttgagcagaacttttttttaattaataaaaataataattacacattaaggccctgtccacatagGAACGGTCCTgagattttttggggggcaggttggaaaaaaagtcatgtccATACTGTGCCGGATGCACCCAGACGGGAACGAATCGCTGAGTGAAAATGGTGTAATACACAAGCACACCaatgtgtggcgctgtgaacaaacaGCGGCGGAATTACGTGACACAACAAATCGTAGAAGAAGATAGACACGATCCTATACTTTTCAAGTCTtatgagaagtggaattacttctggtAGTCATTCTGGTGtataaagacaacaaaatacgAGGTGAATGttgactgaggtgagtcatgtccgacgaaatattcagatatgttttgtcgtcaaagctcagttctggtcacgtgacggcaacgAGGCGGCGGTGAGAGTCCACAGTGTGAGTTCCCTGCTCACCATAGAGCCCCTCGACTCCTTTGTGTGGTTTAACCCCACAAAAACGTTTATTTAGTCTAGCAGAAGTACAACAAGTCAAGCCTGACATTCTTTGGATAGTTGACTGCGGCAGATAAGCCCTGCTGTCTCATCCCGAACATGGGAACACACTTTGACCTCCAGCCAACTGGAAAGATTGTCATCCCTcgttcactttttttccactttttattgaaaaaaaggaatttTTGTTCATAACCACACAATCACAATTCCAACAGCATTTTTGTGGACAAATTGGTCAGCATCAATTAAACCACATTTCTTCTGCAAGTTTAAGCTGGTAGAATTCAGTGCAGgcagaaaaacaaatataaagcacATGAAGGAGTGGATTTAGAAGTTAAAACATGCTTGTGCAGAGATTGTGCAGAGTTTGTCTTTAAACATTAAAGATAATGCAAGAAGCAAGCACCAAGGGGACGTAGCCTGACCAATACTGGCATTAAGAAACTGGAATGTCATACTTAATATAAGCATGTTGTCTGCTTGCTGCTCATATTTGAGTATTCAATCCAAGTATTCAGTCCACAGTCTGCCTTAAAGGAATGTGTTCCTGAGGTAACgctaaacaaaacacacacgcacagtttcTTGACATAGTTtgacaattaaaacaaaacattatagCTCGTCGCGCATCTTGTCCCCCTTGGGTCGAATCACTCTGCCGAGGTACAGGATGGAGTTGGTCTTGTTGTCCTTCACCAGGAAAATGAAAGGGTGGTCCACGTAGAAAAGCTTGGGGTCCCTCAGCCGGTCAGTGCCGAAGATGGTGGTGTCAAACGTGTTGCCTTCGGTGTTGAGCTCCAGGGCGGAGGCGTGGAAGACGTTGGAAAGGTACAGGTCCTTCTTGCCGGAAATGTTGGACAAGTCGGCCTTGGCTTTGTCCACCGCCTCGGTCAGGCCGAGCTCGGCCAGATGTTTCTGCAATGGAGGTTAGAACAAGTGATGATAACAAACAACGAAGAAAACTAATagaatcttttttttcatgaaagtcaTTGTGACACAGGCTGTACAATATTTCAATTAAATAACTGCCTAACAATTTAATTATTAGACcaaaactgaattttttttagaCCTACAACACTTAATTTCAACAGTACCCATAAacgccactaggtgacagtagtGCTCTGTAAACACCTTCCCTCTCCAATGTGCTTGCATCttcaaagggtgagtagttttactttattgtagttttattatacagcactttggtgagctactcttTACATTTGTACTAAAGTGTCCTATTATGCAAATAATGTTCTGACAGTCTCTAGAGCCTGTTTTTGAGCACCAAACGTCAAAATCTCCCTCACTTCTTTGCTCCACATTTAAACGAAGAGGGGCTCAGACAAAGTTCCAGGTATTCATGGCATCATGAAAGAAAAATATCCTTCATCACGGACATGATACTACGTCTGAGCTGCCTATAGCTACATGAACACGCCCAGCACTTCACCGAGGGcatctttgtggaaaaaaaggaagcaggctttgctacacatcttacatTAAAGCATGGAGCTCTTCCAACTATCCATGAGAAGTGTAAGTTtgatggttttgttttttctttagcaGATAGGCTAACGTAGCGTGATGCTGGTGTGTAATTTTACCACTTTAGCACAcaaagctatgctagtgttgctaacgttggtgtcctcctgtcccaccccttaatgttacgttgttggatgtgatgtattgcatctattacgttggacgtTAAAGATACAAACAcacaattccagcatcaagactagattttggccaacacactttCTTATTTCACGTTGATGCCTCACCTGCAGGTTGTGACTGACTTCCAACGAGATCTTGGGGAGCGAGATGGCCACGGCTCTGTTCTCCATCTTGCTGAGCCAAGCGTCTACCTGCTTCCTGGTCAGCAGCTTCTCCAGGCGCTCCAGGGGCTCCAGGTGGTAGGGCATGATGAGGATCATGGAGGCCTGCTTCTTGCCCAGAGGCATGTCCAGCACGAAGAGACTGTTCTCTTTGTCCTCGTAGAAGTTATAAAGGCCTGGCGGAAAATGCGGAGCAGATCAGATGTCCCGTCTTTGAAAAGGAAAGCGATGAAACCTACCCGTGCGGTGCATCATGGGAATGCCGACGGTGAAGGAGCGAGACACCAGGAAGCCGCGGTTGTCCACCATCTGCTCGTGGAACTTCTCATCCCAGTGCGCTTTAGGAGGTAACACAAGTCACTTAAAATTAATGCATTTGTCacagagaaaaatgttttttaatagaTGGAGGTAGCCCTTTAAAAAGCAAGGAATTTGTAAGTCAAAACCTCATCTTCTCCTCGAAGATTTGCTTGTAACAgcacacagaatccatgaccccatCTAGCATAAATTAGCATTTAATAATCTTCATCCTTAATGATGCTCGTGACGGTTATGGCCAAAAGAATGGCCAATATTGGCGGAcgtgatgttcattttcacttcccttctgatggctttccttttctttgacataTTGAAATGTGTCCAGAGTTAACTCATAAGCCATGTTatccttcctcagtgtggctgagcaggcacacactgtatgCTTCCGCTCTGTCACTAGTTCTCAAGtgagtctcgtgtttacggaccaaaattaagtcTTTCATTGATTTACGAGCGTGCGTTCATAACTACGAAAAACACGTAAACAGTGGACCTcctgtatttttacaatatgccatgggccactaaaaaaatggcccctgggccacactatggacaccccatgataaaatgatgttaaaacatTTCCCATTTCTACTTACGCTTGAAGAACATGGCGTTGACGATCACGGCCCCGTCGGCGTTCTGCACTTCCTTCGTGACCTCGGGCAGCTTGCCGTCGGTGGACTTGGCCGCCCACTCGTTGATGGAGTTGACGGCGCTTCTTTTGTCGCGGAAGTTGATCTTGGAGTGGTCGTAGTTGTAGTGCTTCTTGCTGGTCTTCACAAAGTCGTCGGCGAAGGCGACCGAGCTGGGCCCGTACAGGCGGTTGTTGATCTTCCAGGTGGTGTTGCGTGTTTTGGCGTCGCTCACCTGCGGGGCAAAGAGAAAGTTGAGGCACAGGGctaaatatttgtgtgtgttaagCATTACATTGATGGAAACAGCCTTACAGTTCATGTTTGGACTATCGAGAAAAaacagtaaacatttttttcactaacCCGAAAaggcacacactctatgctggtaaaaataagtgtaaaatgtaaaaaaaatcaaaaaaattaaaacggaaaaaaaatgaatttgggggaaaaaaatcagacggaatttg is drawn from Dunckerocampus dactyliophorus isolate RoL2022-P2 chromosome 12, RoL_Ddac_1.1, whole genome shotgun sequence and contains these coding sequences:
- the serpinh1b gene encoding serpin H1b isoform X1, giving the protein MARGVSSAGGRLGSHLPEESHLNITFPLLESSLSGYIEQEREGFSSSTIYRTPERRNSANLCKNENHRHQKISRTNRMWLSNVIVAFCLLALPASAEDKKLSSHASTLADNSANLAFSLYHNMAKAKDMENILISPPVVASSLGMVALGGKSSTASQVKALLHADKLKDEHLHAALSELLSQVSDAKTRNTTWKINNRLYGPSSVAFADDFVKTSKKHYNYDHSKINFRDKRSAVNSINEWAAKSTDGKLPEVTKEVQNADGAVIVNAMFFKPHWDEKFHEQMVDNRGFLVSRSFTVGIPMMHRTGLYNFYEDKENSLFVLDMPLGKKQASMILIMPYHLEPLERLEKLLTRKQVDAWLSKMENRAVAISLPKISLEVSHNLQKHLAELGLTEAVDKAKADLSNISGKKDLYLSNVFHASALELNTEGNTFDTTIFGTDRLRDPKLFYVDHPFIFLVKDNKTNSILYLGRVIRPKGDKMRDEL
- the serpinh1b gene encoding serpin H1b isoform X2, whose product is MWLSNVIVAFCLLALPASAEDKKLSSHASTLADNSANLAFSLYHNMAKAKDMENILISPPVVASSLGMVALGGKSSTASQVKALLHADKLKDEHLHAALSELLSQVSDAKTRNTTWKINNRLYGPSSVAFADDFVKTSKKHYNYDHSKINFRDKRSAVNSINEWAAKSTDGKLPEVTKEVQNADGAVIVNAMFFKPHWDEKFHEQMVDNRGFLVSRSFTVGIPMMHRTGLYNFYEDKENSLFVLDMPLGKKQASMILIMPYHLEPLERLEKLLTRKQVDAWLSKMENRAVAISLPKISLEVSHNLQKHLAELGLTEAVDKAKADLSNISGKKDLYLSNVFHASALELNTEGNTFDTTIFGTDRLRDPKLFYVDHPFIFLVKDNKTNSILYLGRVIRPKGDKMRDEL